The Brassica oleracea var. oleracea cultivar TO1000 chromosome C6, BOL, whole genome shotgun sequence genomic interval AGAGAGATGTCGTGGTAGGTAGATTGATTCATAAAGTAGCGTTGAAGTCGGGCATGGATTCGGACTGTTATGTTTGTGCTGCGCTTGTTGATATGTACGCTAAATGTGGAGAGATTGGTGATGCATGTAAGCTGTTCGATGAAATGCCTAAGAGAGACCTTGTGACTTGGACCGTGATGATTGGTGCGTGTGCTGATTCAGGGAAGCCTGATGAATCGTGGGTTTTGTTCGAAAGGATGAGGAATGAAGGGATTGTCCCTGATAGAGCTGCTGTTGTCACCATCGTTAACGCTTGTGCTAAGCTTGGAGCTTTGCACAAGGCGGTGATACTTCATGATTACATCCGCTTGATGAATTTTCCTGTTGGTGTGATTCTTGGAACAGCGTTGATTGATATGCATGCGAAATGTGGGAACCTTGATGCTGCGAGAGAGATGTTTGATTCGATGAAGGAGAGAAATGTTATCTCGTGGAGTGCGATGATTGCCGCTTATGGGTACCACGGGAAAGCAACTATGGCTCTTGAGCTTTTTGATGTGATGGTTGGAGATGGAAGGTTACCTCCTAATGAGATCACTTTTGTTTCTCTGCTTAATGCTTGCAGCCACGCAGGGTTTGTCAAAGAGGGTCTCGAGATTTTTGATTTGATGACAAAGTACGGCGTTAGGCCAAACGTGAAACACTATACTTGTATGATTGATCTCTTGGGTCGAGCTGGTAGGCTCACTGAGGCTAGTGAGATGATTGAAACCATGTCTATTCAAAAAGATGAAACTTTATGGGGTTCCTTTCTCGGAGCTTGCAGGATCCATAAGAATGTAGAAATGGCAGAGAAGGCTGCTATGTTCTTGCTTGAGCTACAGCCACAAAACCCAGGTCACTACATTTTACTCTCTAACATTTATGCAAACGACGGTAAGTGGGAGGAGGTTTCTAAAGTTAGGAACTTGATGAACCAACGAGGTTTAAAGAAAGTCCCCGGTTATACTTGGATTGAAGCTAATAACAGAACACATAGGTTCAAAGTTGGGGACATGACTCATCCTAAGTCTAAAGAGATATATGATGCTCTCAGGGACTTGACTGAGAAGCTTGAAGAGGCGGGTTTTGTCCCTGATACAAACTTTGTGTTGCATGATGTCGATGAAGAGGTTAAAGTCGGGATGTTATCTTTACATAGCGAAAAGCTAGCGTTAGCGTTTGGTTTGATCGCGACTCCTGATGGTAGTCTCTTAAGAATCACGAAGAATCTCAGGGTATGTGGTGACTGCCATAGCTTTTTCAAGTTTGCATCATTGGTTACAAAGCGAGATATTATTGTAAGAGATGCAAATCGGTTTCATTTCTTCAAAGAAGGTTCTTGTTCATGTGGAGACTATTGGTAACTTCAACTTGTTCCTTCTTGTAACAAGGTTAGTTGAATCTTGACACCATGGTTAAATCCAGATGAAATTATATTAGATATATCTTGAATATTATCTACTACTTTTTTACCGCTACAAATTTTATCTATCTCCAGAGTTATCTACTACTTTTTACCATGTCATTGCTGTTTTGACAACCCTCAAAACTATTGGCCAGAAGGTTTTTTTTTTCCTTCTGAATTCATATTAGAAATAGAGAACCATACATAGTTTATCATACAGCAAACATACCAAAAACCAACACTATTAAACTTCACCACTCAGGCTCACAATTAAATATGAACGCCTATAAAAACCCAGTTCTTCTCAAACACAATCACCACCCGAGGATAGATCAGAGGGTCCTGCTTTCATTAATAAAGAACTTAAAAAGCCACTCCGAATGACAGTTAGCCACATAGGAATTGTATCTTCCTTGTCTTGTTACACTTTGAGTAATGAAAGCCGCCCCTCTATTTTCCTCCACCGAAACCCACATCAGCTGATAATCCTCCGTTAATGACAATACTCTGTTCAACTCATCAGTCTGATATCTGAGAGTCTGCCATTGATGTGGCTTCTTAACCGCCAAGAACAGTTCTTTGAAATCACCTGCAAAAATATTCCTATTGAAATATGGGCTTGTCATACTCTCCATTGCCCATAAAAATGTGGTAAATATCGCATCGTCAAGGGTCACTATGTTAGAGAAAGCTCTCCGACTATGAATTACCACCACTCCTCTGTGATTTCTTACTACACACGCAACCCCCAAACTTACCCTGAAAACTTATCCTATTCAAAAGCCACATTGCACATTAGCCACATTGCACATTAGCCAAAAGCCACAGTGCTCATTAGCCAACTTATCCCATTCAAAAGTCACATTGCAAGTTAGCCATTCTTTTTATTTCAAATAAGAAGTCAAATCAACAAAAAGATGCGCATTGCCAACTTAGCCGCATCATACTCTAATTTTAGCGTGAGATTAAAGATTATCCCATTCAAAAGTCACATTGCAAGTTAGCCATTCTTTTTATTTCAAATAAGAAGTCAAATCAACAAAAAGATGCGCATTGCCAACTTAGCCACATCATACTCTAATTTTAGCTTTGTAAATCTATTATCTATCTATCTATCTATTATCTATCTATTATTATAAAGAATTGTTTTACTCACTCCTGAAGCTGCCACATCAGATTCCAGCTCAGAAAGTCGTTGAATATGGAGTCGACACGTGTCCAAGAGAATGAAACTCACCGTATCATTTAACTCTGAGTTACGTGGGTTGTTTTTGATGTGGGTCTTAAGTTTGGTTGATTCAACCAGCCCAGCAAATAGTTTCTATAATTTAAACGCTGCTGCAAGCGTCGTTTTGTGTATTAGGGTTTCCATTTGATGTCGTCTCCTCCCTTCGATATCACGACATAACCAGAGGCCTGAGAGAGTTGTTTCAGCTTCTTACTAACAATCTCTAACAGTTACATATACCCCATCTTAAATTATCACTCACGATCTACCTTGAATGCGAGCATCTTCATGCAAGGCGGTGGAACTTCGACTATAAAAAGGTAAGCTTTTCTAATGTGACAACCATCTTTTGATTACCTCTGAACAAGCCAATAAACTTATATCCAGAAATTGGCTAACGCACCGATCTTTCTTTGTGATAAGAAGATCAGACAATGCTCCTCCACCGTTCTCAAGTCCGGTTGCTCCGCTTCTGGGAAGCTAGGAACGTCCGTCGTCGCGGTGGAGAAGTCATGGGAGTGGATATACTTCTACAGGATTCTCAGGTTACTTTTAAAACTCTGATTCAGTTCATATTTTTTTTTTTTTTAAGTCTGATTCTACGAATCCTTAATAACAATTTTCCTGTTTAGATCTTTGTCTGATATATTTCGAGTAAGACTATTTATAACAGTTTGTTGATTTTTCTATAATTTTGATTTTTTCTTGATTATGCTATTGAACATTTCCCTCATTTTACCAAGTTCTCTAGATCATTTATTTGTTTGTTCATTGTATCGTTTAACCAAATTTTCCAGAATATTAATTTGTTTGTTGATTGTTTTATCTAAATCAAATGTTTTAGGCCACCATGATGTCGGTCACCGTGAATGTCAACCGGCTTGCTGCTCACAGGCCTAATCTGAAGGCGGGTTCAATTTATTCCCTAACCGGTTTTGATCTGACCCGGTGTAATCAGAATTACGGTCTGTTGGACTCCTCTATGTTGATCCGTTTCAGTAACCAAACCTCTTTCGATGATGTCCCCGAACCGTCTATTCTGATAGGGGTTTAATCTTTCGGGTTCCGAAATCACAGCGAGATGCTTGGCCTTGCCAACACAAACACTCAGATTCCAGGTAATGATACTCTTATTTGTTCATTTGTCTAGACAGAATATATAGAAGCCATTTTGATTCCTGTTGGTGGAATGTCACACGCTAGACTTGACGTTGTTTGGGATCCACTCAACGAAGTAGGACTGGAGAAGCTCTGGCTTGTGGTAGTGACTATGAGATCAATGTTGGATTTAGTGAAAACGAACAAAGAAAAAGCTAACAAGAAGAAGAAGGACAAGAAAGAAGAGAGTTTGATGAACTAATTAGTTAACCTGTTAGAGAGAAGATGTTTATACCCCAGCTGTTGGAATGAAGTTTGAGTCATGTGTTCTGGGAAGATGCTTTCTCTTTAAGTCTCTTGCATTTATTTTGGTGACATCGACAATCTTATAATATCCGGAAACTTCTCAGTATATCATGAGCTATATTACATTTTCATACTGTTATTTTCTTCTTCTTTTTTTTCTGTATGATTTAGTGATTAATGGTGGGAACTATGTGTTCTATCATTGCAGTTTTTTATATCTGCTAGCCATATTTATCTTATGAGAGTAGGTAAATTTAGATATTAACAATTACTGGCAGATATACACCGAGTAGTCACAATTTTATGCCATGTGCATTCTCTTTTGTATGATTCATATAATTCACCGGTGGGTCTAGACAGAATCATATTTGTCCTGCTATGGGAGAATGTACTTCATGTGGCTCTGTAAGCCCTAAGGAATTGCTTTCTTATGTTTCACTTTTCTCTAAAGAGTATCCCAGTTAAGGCTTCTCGGATCCAATTCCAATACAAGCTCTCGGTTGCCACAATGTGTGCGGTGATTGTGTTTTTGAGATTAAGCGATTTCTATTATTTACTTGGCTATCAGTTTTCAAAGCTATTGTTCACAAAATAGTTTCTTTTTTTGTTATATCAATTTCCAAAAATAAATGCTACAGCTAAATATGTCTTCTCAAAGTAACACATATAGGGAAGAGACTATCCAAATACAATTACAAAGCTTCTAACTTAATTTGACACAAATAAATCAATCTCGATTTGTTTTTGGAAATAAAAAGATTATGAAAAATGTAACTGATCAAAAATTATCTAAAAAATTACTCAAAACAGTTAGAAGGTATATGCCTTTTTTAAATATTTTAGTTTTTATGATAATAAATTCTAAAAATATTAATAAAATATTAATAAAATAAGTAATAAGAGTTTTTGACAGAAATAAGTGAAATATAGTGATATATTTGGTTTAAAACAAACTAAAAATTTGTAAGTAATTTATTATAATTTCATCAAAAGTTAAGTTATGTTTATATTGTTTTGTTTATTCGCTTACCCGCCCGTAGGGCGGGTTTTACCTTAGTAAATAAATAAAACATTGTAAAATCAAACTGAAATAAATAGTTGTAGAATTTTTTTTTTTTTTTTTTTTTTAGTTGTAGAATTTTCTTGCACCAATGAGTGCTTCAAAGATTATTTATGCGTTACTATTGCTTGTATTCATCAATATAAGCACTAATACCATCAATAGTCCATGCATATCACAAAATTTTCAAGAAATTGCAATCTACGTCAACGTTCTTGGAAGTAGTGAGCTATTTTCACAGAACCGGCTTTCACTTTCAACCTCCCCGACATTGGATCAACG includes:
- the LOC106296790 gene encoding pentatricopeptide repeat-containing protein At2g33760-like, whose translation is MLRNLRGRFLPFSSNATTKVRYSTCSAAITLSDDSHEQSSYVPPTDHPNLPESPNVSVSRDTRDYISAILTCKNVSEVGKIHAQAIVNGFLQDLTVANKLLYIYSQFRAIADAETLFDEMSVKDPVSWSVMVGGFAKTNDFVNSLRVFREILRSSLNLDNYTLPIMIRVCREKRDVVVGRLIHKVALKSGMDSDCYVCAALVDMYAKCGEIGDACKLFDEMPKRDLVTWTVMIGACADSGKPDESWVLFERMRNEGIVPDRAAVVTIVNACAKLGALHKAVILHDYIRLMNFPVGVILGTALIDMHAKCGNLDAAREMFDSMKERNVISWSAMIAAYGYHGKATMALELFDVMVGDGRLPPNEITFVSLLNACSHAGFVKEGLEIFDLMTKYGVRPNVKHYTCMIDLLGRAGRLTEASEMIETMSIQKDETLWGSFLGACRIHKNVEMAEKAAMFLLELQPQNPGHYILLSNIYANDGKWEEVSKVRNLMNQRGLKKVPGYTWIEANNRTHRFKVGDMTHPKSKEIYDALRDLTEKLEEAGFVPDTNFVLHDVDEEVKVGMLSLHSEKLALAFGLIATPDGSLLRITKNLRVCGDCHSFFKFASLVTKRDIIVRDANRFHFFKEGSCSCGDYW